The sequence CAGGTGCTGAGTCAGCAACTGCTGGCGGCTGTGGGTTTGGGGCCGAACGATTTGACTTTGTCCCACTTGGCCAACACGCCGGGGGTGGTTTCGTTGCTGGAGGGGCGCCAAGATGCCATGGTGTTCGTGTCAGCGCCGGACGCCCCCCTGATTCAGATGTTGTTGCAAACCCCCGGCATCCGCCTGATGGCGTTTGAGCAAGCGCAGGCGTTCACCCGCAAGCTGCCTTTTTTGAGTGCGGTCACCTTGCCGCGTGGTGTCGTTGACTTGGGGCGTGACTTGCCGGCACAGGAAGTGCCCCTCATTGCGACCACCGCCACGCTGGTGGCCCGCGAAGGGGTGCATCCTGCCTTGATCCAGTTGCTGATGCAGGCCGCAGCCCGCGTCCATGGCCGCTCGGGATGGTTTGCCAACGCGGGGGAGTTCCCACGTTCCGAACGTTCGTTCTTCCCGTTGTCCGACGAGGCGGCGCGTTACTACAAGAGTGGCCGTCCGTGGTTACAGCGCTATCTGCCGTTTTGGTTGAGCAACCTGGTGGATCGCATGTGGGTCATGATGCTGTCGATCATGGTGGTGCTGATCCCGCTGTCGCGCCTGGTGCCGCCGCTGTACGTGTTCCAAGTGCGCTCGCGCATCTTCCGCTGGTATGCCCGTCTGCGGGAAGTGGAAACCGCCAGCGCACAACCCAACGCCGATGTGTCGGCGTTGTTGTCCAATTTGCAGGAGCTGGAGCGCACGGCGGCGTCCATTCAGGTGCCGCTGTCCTACACCGAGGAGCTGTATGCCCTGCGCCAGCACATCGACATGGTGCGGGAGCGCATCACCAAGTCTGCCTGAGCTCAGATCTCGACCTTGGCCCCCAGCTCCACCACGCGGTTGGAGGGCAGGGCCAGGAAGTCGGCCATGTCGGTGGCGTTGCGGTGCATGCTGGCGAACAGTTTTTCGCGCCACAGCGCCATGCCGCCGCCGAACGTGGGCGCGACGGTTTCACGCGAGAGGAAATAACTCGTGTCCATGTCGTCCAAAGAGACGCCATGGGCTTCGAGCAGGCTCAACGCTGCTGGCAAATCGGGGTCGTCCTTGAAGCCATAGTGCAAGCTGATTTGCCAGCACTCGTTGTCCAGCGCCTGAAGCACCAGGCGTTGCTCCTCAGGGATGTAAGGCACTTCGTGGTGACGCACCGTGACAAACAGGTTGTGTGCGTGCAGCACCTTGTTGTGTTTGAGGTTGTGCATCAGCGCGTTGGGGGTCAGCCCTTGGTCGGCCACCAGAAACACTGCTGTGCCCGGCACCCGCACCGGTGGGTGGATGAACACCGCATCTAAAAAGCCTTGCAGTTCAATGGCTTCGCTGCGCACCCGTTCGTGCATCAGCTCCCGACCGCGCTTCCAGGTGTGCATCAACAGGAACATGCCCGCGCCAATCACCAAAGGGAACCAGCCCCCCGCGACCAGCTTGAGCAGGTTGGAAAAGAAGAACGTGATGTCGATGAGGAAGAAAAAACCGGTGGCCAGCACACACAGCAGCGGCGGATAACGCCAACCGTAGCGGATGACGTAAAACGTCATCACGGTGGTGATCGTCATGTCCAGCGTCACAGCGATGCCATAGGCCGAGGCCAAATTCGAGGACGATTTGAACAACGCCACCGCCAGCACGATGAAAACGTAGAGGCTCCAGTTGACGAAGGGCACGTAGATCTGGCCCGTGTCACGCTCTGAGGTGTGTTTGACGGTCATGCGAGGCAAGATGCCGAGCTGGATGGCTTGCTTCGTGACGGAGAACGCCGCCGAAATCAGGGCCTGCGAAGCGATCACGGTGGCGGCGGTGGAGAGAAACACCAGCGGCAAGCGTGACCATTGCGGGGCCATCAAGAAAAAGGGGTTGTCGATGGCTTCGGGGTCTTGGAGCAGCATGGCGCCTTGGCCGAAGTAGTTGATCACCAGCGCGGGCATCACCAAGCCGTACCAAGCCAGGCGGATGGGCCGACGGCCAAAGTGACCCATGTCGGCATACAGCGCTTCTCCACCCGTGACGCACAGCACCACCGCACCCAATGCGATGAAGGCGATCATCGGCTGTTGCAGGATGAAGTTGGCGGCATACCAGGGATTGAGGGCCACCAGCACAGCGGGGTTGCCCACGATGTGCGGCAACCCCAGGGCGATCAGCACACCGAACCACACCAGCGTGATGGGGCCAAACAGCTTGCCGATGCCACCCGTGCCAAAGCGTTGCACTGCAAACAGCCCCGTCAGAACCACCAAAGTGATGGGGATGACGAAGTTGTGCAGGGCCGGGGCCGCCACCTCCAGCCCCTCGACGGCGGACAGCACGGAAATCGCCGGTGTGATCACCCCATCGCCATAAAAGACGGCGGTGCCAAACAGGCCGACCACCATCAACGTGTCCCGCAGCGCGGGCCGATCCTTCACCGCCGTGGTGGCCAAGGCCAGCATGGCGATGAGTCCACCTTCGCCGTTGTTGTCGGCTCGCAAAATGAGCAGCACGTATTTGATCGAGACGATGATGGTCATCGTCCAAAAGATCAGGCTGAGCACCCCCAGCACGTTGTCAGCCGAGGCCGGAACATGCCCGGCATGAAACACTTCCTTCAGAGCGTACAGCGGGCTGGTGCCGATGTCGCCGTAGACCACGCCCAGCGCGGCCAAAGTCAAACCCGCCATGGCGGAAGTGGACGGGTGGGAGGTGGAGGGAGCGCTCAACTGACAACCGTTTCGACA is a genomic window of Vitreoscilla filiformis containing:
- a CDS encoding TAXI family TRAP transporter solute-binding subunit: MNRVRLWVSALMDWLPTLGGFVVVVALSLGLSFWWLDPMPPRKLVLATATEQSAYHVLGQQYRDMLRAYGVEVDVKVTGGTAQNLHQLMGDETRVDVAFLQGGVAHAVLPQSQEGAMGGLTSLGGLFVEPVWVFYREDSAIRLLGGCQDGASKEDGRTQPGARRVKLQLAAASVPTPGKVVADQCGVLPGLHALRGWRVNVGVEGSGPQVLSQQLLAAVGLGPNDLTLSHLANTPGVVSLLEGRQDAMVFVSAPDAPLIQMLLQTPGIRLMAFEQAQAFTRKLPFLSAVTLPRGVVDLGRDLPAQEVPLIATTATLVAREGVHPALIQLLMQAAARVHGRSGWFANAGEFPRSERSFFPLSDEAARYYKSGRPWLQRYLPFWLSNLVDRMWVMMLSIMVVLIPLSRLVPPLYVFQVRSRIFRWYARLREVETASAQPNADVSALLSNLQELERTAASIQVPLSYTEELYALRQHIDMVRERITKSA
- a CDS encoding potassium transporter Kup encodes the protein MSAPSTSHPSTSAMAGLTLAALGVVYGDIGTSPLYALKEVFHAGHVPASADNVLGVLSLIFWTMTIIVSIKYVLLILRADNNGEGGLIAMLALATTAVKDRPALRDTLMVVGLFGTAVFYGDGVITPAISVLSAVEGLEVAAPALHNFVIPITLVVLTGLFAVQRFGTGGIGKLFGPITLVWFGVLIALGLPHIVGNPAVLVALNPWYAANFILQQPMIAFIALGAVVLCVTGGEALYADMGHFGRRPIRLAWYGLVMPALVINYFGQGAMLLQDPEAIDNPFFLMAPQWSRLPLVFLSTAATVIASQALISAAFSVTKQAIQLGILPRMTVKHTSERDTGQIYVPFVNWSLYVFIVLAVALFKSSSNLASAYGIAVTLDMTITTVMTFYVIRYGWRYPPLLCVLATGFFFLIDITFFFSNLLKLVAGGWFPLVIGAGMFLLMHTWKRGRELMHERVRSEAIELQGFLDAVFIHPPVRVPGTAVFLVADQGLTPNALMHNLKHNKVLHAHNLFVTVRHHEVPYIPEEQRLVLQALDNECWQISLHYGFKDDPDLPAALSLLEAHGVSLDDMDTSYFLSRETVAPTFGGGMALWREKLFASMHRNATDMADFLALPSNRVVELGAKVEI